The Clostridiales bacterium FE2011 sequence ATCTGCCTTATCATCTCCGCCGTGATCATCCTCGTCGCCCTGGGCCTGCACCTCTCCGGTAATGGAATTAACCTGGGTATCGATTTCGCAGGCGGCCTCTCCATGCAGTATGATATGAAGACCGCCGTCACTTCCGCTGACGTGACCAACGTCCTGGAAAACATGGGTGTTACAAACAGCACCGTCACCGTTCAGGGCCGCGACAACAATGAAGTGAACATCCGCATCAAGGACATTACCAAGGACGACATCCAGAAGGTCCAGGCTGATTTCGAAGCCGGCATCAAGGAAACCTATCCGGAAGCCGTTTCCATCGGTGATGTGAACTACGTTGGTCCCGTAGCCGGTGACACCCTGGTCCGGAACGCGATCATCTCCGTGCTTCTCGCCGCCGGCCTGATGCTGGTCTACATCGCCATCCGGTTCGACCTGAACTCCGGCCTCGCTGCTGTGTTCGGTCTGCTGCATGACGTGCTGATCATGCTCTCCTTCATGGTGATCTTCCGCTCCGTGATCCAGATGAACTCTTCGTTCATCGCCGCGGCGCTGACCATTGTTGGTTACTCCATCAACAACACCATTGTTATCTTCGACCGTATTCGTGAGAATGCCAAGAAGATGCCCACCGCTCCCCGTGAAGAAGTTACCAACATCTCCATTCGTGAGAGCCTGGGCCGCACCATCTGCACCACAGTAACCACCCTGATCACCATCGTGGCTCTGTGCATCCTGGGTGTTGCTTCCATCCGTGAGTTCGCTCTGCCGATCATCGTCGGTATCCTCTCCGGTGTCTACAGCGCCAACATGATCAACGGTTATGTCTGGGCTTTCCTGGAAGAAAAACGCCGCAGCCGCAAGGCCAAAGCCTGATTAAAAACAAACGGAAAGGACTGCGGGGACGCAGTCCTTTCTTCTTCTTTTTATGGATCTGTATACCGCATCTGTATTGACTAGTCCCGAATTCTCATCATACCGTTAATTCAGAATTCTGAATTCATAATTCTGAATTAGCAGAAAGGAGGCGATCCCATGACCCATACACGTTTCATTCAGCGATGTGTTTCGGATTGCCCTCCTTTCAATGGTCTTCCGGACTGGATGTCCAGGCTTCTCTTTGCCCGCGGCATCCATACAGAAGAAGAATCCCGCCGTTACCTGAATCCCTCATTGGATGATCTCCATGACCCTTTCCTGCTCCCTGGCATGACGGAAACCGTTGCCCTGCTCAGGAAGGCCATTGATGAAGGAAAAACCATCCTCGTTTACGGCGACTATGACGCAGACGGCGTCTGCGCTGCCTCCATCCTGATGGAAACCCTGCACGAGGAAGGCGCGTCCCTGGCATACCGCATTCCTTCCCGTCACACCGAAGGCTACGGCTTGAATGCCGATGCTGTCCGTGAAATAGCGGAAAAAGCTCAGGTTCTGATTACAGTGGACTGCGGTGTCTCCAATGTGGAAGAAGTTGCCCTGGCGAAGTCCCTTGGTCTGACCGTCATCGTGACAGACCATCACCAGCCTCCGGAAATTCTCCCCCAGGCTGACGTGGTGATGGATCCGCTTCTGGGAGAATACCCCTGCCCCTATCTGTGCGGTGCGGGCGTGGCGCTCAAAATCTGCCAGGCCCTTCAGGGGATGCCGGGTGTGGAAAAGCGGCTGGATCTTGCTGCCCTCGCCACCGTTGCGGATATCGTCCCCCTGCAGGAAGAAAACCGGGTCATCGTCCGGGAAGGACTTCATCGTATCATGAATACCTCCCGGCCCGGCCTGAAAGCGCTGCTGGAAAAAGCCGGACTACAGGCTGCGGTTACCGCCGATGATCTTGCGTTCCGCCTCGGTCCCCGGCTTAACGCTGCCGGCCGCCTGGGAGACGCAAAACTCGGCGTCCATCTGCTCCTGACCCCGGATCCCGCTAAAGCCTCCCATATCGCAGGTCTGCTGGAGGAAGCCAACCGCACCCGGCAGAACCTGGAGCGGGAGATGACAGCCTCCGCCCTGACCCAGCTGGATGCGGCTGAGCTGGCAAAATCCCATGTGGTCATTGTTTCCGGAGAGGACTGGAATCCCGGCCTGATCGGCCTCACCGCCGGGCGGCTGTGTGAACGCTTTCACCTGCCTGCCATCGCTCTCAGCATTCATGAGGGCACTGCCGTCGGTTCCTGTCGTTCCATTCCCGGTGTCAATATTTATCGTATGCTCTCCGCCTGCGCCGACCTGCTGGAGCGCTTCGGCGGACATGAACAGGCGGCCGGCCTGACCGTAAAGACAGAGAATATTCCCCTGCTTCAGAAACGGCTGGAAGAAGAAATCTCTTCCGCCGCACCGGAGGAATGCTTCCTGCCCGCCATGGAATATGACATGATTGTCCCATTCCGTACCTGGACTCCCGAAACCCTTGCAATGCTGGATCGCATGGAGCCTTTCGGCTGCGGCAACCCCGCACCGCTCTTCCTGCTGCAGGGTGCTGAAGTTCAGTCCCTCCGCCGGGTAGGCAAAGACGACTCCCATCTGAAGCTGACTGTCCTGGATGAGGACCTGTCCGTTGTGGACGGCATTGCCTTCTCAAAGGGCGACGTCGCTGACGAAAGCCCTGCCGTCCTGGACCTGCTCTATCGTCCCATCCGGAACGACTTCCGCGGCCGCGTCAGCATTGAAGCCCAGGTGGCATGTATTAATGCAGAATGACCGCCCTTACACCCCCGGAAACCCCGGAGTAAAC is a genomic window containing:
- the recJ gene encoding single-stranded-DNA-specific exonuclease RecJ, which encodes MTHTRFIQRCVSDCPPFNGLPDWMSRLLFARGIHTEEESRRYLNPSLDDLHDPFLLPGMTETVALLRKAIDEGKTILVYGDYDADGVCAASILMETLHEEGASLAYRIPSRHTEGYGLNADAVREIAEKAQVLITVDCGVSNVEEVALAKSLGLTVIVTDHHQPPEILPQADVVMDPLLGEYPCPYLCGAGVALKICQALQGMPGVEKRLDLAALATVADIVPLQEENRVIVREGLHRIMNTSRPGLKALLEKAGLQAAVTADDLAFRLGPRLNAAGRLGDAKLGVHLLLTPDPAKASHIAGLLEEANRTRQNLEREMTASALTQLDAAELAKSHVVIVSGEDWNPGLIGLTAGRLCERFHLPAIALSIHEGTAVGSCRSIPGVNIYRMLSACADLLERFGGHEQAAGLTVKTENIPLLQKRLEEEISSAAPEECFLPAMEYDMIVPFRTWTPETLAMLDRMEPFGCGNPAPLFLLQGAEVQSLRRVGKDDSHLKLTVLDEDLSVVDGIAFSKGDVADESPAVLDLLYRPIRNDFRGRVSIEAQVACINAE
- the secF gene encoding protein translocase subunit SecF; amino-acid sequence: MTIKNRSKICLIISAVIILVALGLHLSGNGINLGIDFAGGLSMQYDMKTAVTSADVTNVLENMGVTNSTVTVQGRDNNEVNIRIKDITKDDIQKVQADFEAGIKETYPEAVSIGDVNYVGPVAGDTLVRNAIISVLLAAGLMLVYIAIRFDLNSGLAAVFGLLHDVLIMLSFMVIFRSVIQMNSSFIAAALTIVGYSINNTIVIFDRIRENAKKMPTAPREEVTNISIRESLGRTICTTVTTLITIVALCILGVASIREFALPIIVGILSGVYSANMINGYVWAFLEEKRRSRKAKA